From Stenotrophomonas nitritireducens, the proteins below share one genomic window:
- a CDS encoding homocysteine S-methyltransferase family protein — MQALPWLHPDRVRKLLDALAQRILIIDGAMGTMIQRHRLEEDDYRGTRFAEGFDSQHVHGAGCGHDLKGNNDLLLLTKPEVIAGIHTAYLEAGADLLETNTFNATSVSQADYHLEHLVYELNKAGAQVARQCCDAIEASNPAKPRFVIGVLGPTSRTASISPDVNDPGFRNTSFDELRATYREAIEGLIDGGADTLMVETIFDTLNAKAALFAIEEVFDTRGGRLPIMISGTITDASGRTLSGQTAEAFYASVSHGQPLSIGFNCALGATDMRPHVETLARISSGYVSAHPNAGLPNAFGEYDETPEEMATTLKEFAQSGLLNLVGGCCGTSPEHIRAIAEAVAGLPPRALPQAADKAA, encoded by the coding sequence ATGCAAGCCCTCCCCTGGCTCCACCCCGATCGCGTCCGCAAGCTGCTGGATGCCCTGGCCCAGCGCATCCTGATCATCGATGGTGCGATGGGGACGATGATCCAGCGTCACCGTCTGGAGGAAGACGATTATCGCGGTACGCGCTTTGCCGAGGGTTTCGACAGCCAGCATGTCCACGGTGCCGGTTGCGGGCACGACCTGAAGGGCAACAACGATCTCCTGCTGCTGACCAAGCCTGAGGTGATCGCCGGCATCCACACCGCCTACCTTGAAGCCGGCGCGGACCTGCTGGAAACCAACACCTTCAACGCCACCTCGGTCAGCCAGGCCGACTATCACCTGGAACACCTGGTGTATGAGTTGAACAAGGCCGGTGCCCAGGTTGCACGCCAGTGCTGTGATGCCATCGAAGCCAGCAACCCGGCAAAGCCGCGCTTCGTGATCGGCGTGCTCGGCCCGACCAGCCGCACCGCCTCGATCAGCCCCGACGTCAACGACCCCGGCTTCCGCAACACCAGTTTCGACGAACTGCGCGCAACCTACCGCGAGGCCATCGAAGGCCTGATCGACGGCGGCGCCGACACGCTGATGGTGGAAACCATCTTCGACACGCTCAATGCCAAGGCGGCGCTGTTTGCCATCGAGGAAGTATTCGATACGCGCGGTGGGCGCCTGCCGATCATGATCTCCGGCACCATCACCGATGCCTCCGGCCGCACCCTGTCCGGGCAGACTGCCGAAGCCTTCTACGCCTCGGTCTCACACGGCCAGCCGCTGTCGATCGGCTTCAACTGTGCACTGGGTGCCACCGACATGCGCCCGCATGTGGAAACGCTGGCGCGGATTTCCAGTGGCTATGTCAGCGCGCATCCGAATGCCGGCCTGCCCAATGCCTTCGGCGAGTACGACGAGACGCCCGAGGAAATGGCCACCACGCTCAAAGAGTTTGCCCAGTCCGGCCTGCTGAACCTGGTGGGCGGTTGCTGCGGCACCTCGCCCGAGCATATCCGCGCCATCGCCGAAGCGGTCGCCGGGTTGCCGCCACGGGCGCTGCCGCAGGCTGCGGACAAGGCCGCATGA
- a CDS encoding short chain dehydrogenase has product MKKILLVGASGTLGSAVAQHLQQQHQLITASRSDPLHSVDLGSDDSVSALLQAVGPLDAIVATTGSVHFGPLSEMSPAQFAQGLHDKLLGQIRLALLGQQHLRDGGSITLTTGILTEQPIAQGASATSVNAAIEGFVRAAALELPRGLRINAVSPSVLSEALDAYGDFFPGFEPVSAARAALAYQRSIDGIANGQVFKVW; this is encoded by the coding sequence ATGAAGAAGATCCTGCTGGTCGGTGCCAGCGGCACCCTGGGTTCGGCGGTTGCGCAGCATCTGCAGCAACAGCATCAGCTCATCACCGCGTCGCGCTCGGACCCGCTGCACAGCGTCGATCTTGGCAGCGACGACAGCGTGAGCGCGCTGCTGCAGGCCGTCGGCCCACTCGATGCCATCGTCGCCACCACCGGCAGTGTCCACTTCGGGCCGTTGTCGGAAATGAGCCCGGCACAGTTCGCCCAGGGCCTGCACGACAAACTGCTGGGCCAGATTCGGCTGGCCTTGTTGGGCCAGCAGCATCTGCGTGACGGCGGCAGCATCACCTTGACCACCGGCATCCTGACCGAACAGCCGATCGCGCAGGGCGCCAGCGCCACCAGCGTCAACGCCGCTATCGAAGGCTTCGTACGCGCTGCTGCACTAGAACTGCCGCGTGGCCTGCGCATCAACGCGGTAAGCCCTAGCGTGCTCAGCGAAGCGCTGGATGCCTACGGTGATTTCTTCCCCGGCTTTGAACCGGTCTCCGCCGCCCGCGCCGCACTTGCCTACCAGCGCAGCATCGATGGCATCGCCAATGGACAGGTTTTCAAGGTCTGGT